In Nicotiana tabacum cultivar K326 chromosome 10, ASM71507v2, whole genome shotgun sequence, the DNA window GGAGCTACTGGTAGTGTCTGATTAGCCCTCTGCAAGTTTTTTACCTGCAAAGTCAAATGTTGTATCTGTTGCATCATAATTTGCGACATCTCATTAGTTCTTTCAGTCCGAGCTAGTGCGTTAGTGCCACTGGTACCATCCTCAACGCCAGACATTCTCTCAAGATTATGAATTCTCATGTTTCACTCGTATATATTCTCTGCCTCACTCCTTGGAAATCCTCAAAGTTCAAGCTCAACTCACAAATCACCTATCCAAGAATTAGTTTTCTTGAAAGTAATTTAAGAGTGGAGTTTATGTAATCAGGAACGGACTTTTAAAAACTAAGAACGGGAGCCAAGAAATTCTGTGAAAATAACGAGAAAAGCACGAATGAATTGGCATTAAAGAAATAGTCAGtttcaaatattaaaaatgaTTTAATGCGAACTAGCACTAGCTCGTTCTTAACAAGTATCTCCCATGAATCTTTCTTACCCAAAAGTAGTCTTTCCCTAACAATCAACAAGAACACTTCAATAGCTTcctttctaatatatatatattttttttgaaactcaagaacaatttttttttttgtaatcaACTCTAAGGTTTAGTTGCAAACAAGAACTATACCTTTTTTTGGCCCTTTTTTTAACTTATTCGGATCTTGATTTCAAAACTGGGGAACGTGGGTTTGCTAGAACAATACTCGTTCCTTCGCTCTGGTACCAACTGATACGCTCCGAGATAAACAAAACAGTGAAATATGAAAATAACAATAAGTAAAGCAAAACTAATAATAGGTTTGATTAAGATAATCAAAAGTAGTCTGAATGATGGAATATAGAAGAAAATTTAGAACCCTACGTGAACGTCTCAAGCAACAATTACCTTAGAtataaagaaaggagaaaaaaattaCCCTCAAGAACCCAAGTCTTGAAAATAGGTAATCCAAAGTTGAACTCGAACCAAGAGGTTCCAAATCTCTCCCAAGAGTTTTcttatgtcaaaatatgctaagtgaCTAATGAAATAACCCTAGACTGTTATAAATACCCTAGGCTAAGTTCCTAATGAAATAACCCTATTTTACCCAATGGGTAAAATAAGAAAAGTTTCAAAGTTAATTTCCCAAAAAAACTCGCCTGGCCAAACGCTAGCCTCAACTATAACACACAGTTGAACCGTGACGAATTCCGGAAGCTTATTTTTTCCGCCCTTCAGGTCCCTCTTGCCCCGTAACCAACGGTTGGTGAAGCCATGTTACACGGTTTGACTTGGGGCCTTGATTCTTCAATTCTCAAGACTCCAAACATAGTatcctttgcatgaatcctccaAGTGCCTCTCCAAACATCTTCTAGTCAATTGTTGAAGATCATGCAGCTACTCAGCATGCATCCCTCGGGCGTTCTTGGACTTGGAGCGAGTCAACGGTCCACTAGATAATTCGGGGTCATCTTCAATATTCTCCGCTTTGAACGGGCTATCTAGGATATGCATGAAACTCTATTAATGTAGAAGTCTAAATTCATTAAATATAGCAAATTTGGATGTTCAAATTGAACATGACTTATTCTGTTCTGATGTTCTTGCAATTGAAGTAAAACAAAACCACCCTAATCTACAACTAAGCTATAGTGATGCCGATGGTTTTAATGAATAATCTTCCTTTGccaaatacaacaacaacgacccagtgtaTTTCCACTTTCTTCCTCTGCCAAATGTTGACTTAAAATAATTATCATTATCATTGCAGCCTACCATAACAGGAGAGATCCAGTCACCAATGGGTGTTGCATCTGTGGAGTTCGTTGATCCAAGGGAACCTGTTGCAGTAAGTTTTAAATTTTCTGCATCTTTGTAGTCCAAATATTTGGGTATTCCTTTCAAATTGCCTCCTTCTTCTCCGGCCTCTCAATTGGTTCATGACATGGTTACCAAATTTGGTTTTTAGCGAAACCTAATAACTAGACAACTCTGATGGTTGTGGTTTTTATCATATATATTTGTGAGAAGCAATCTTTcataaaagataaatttgaagaCACGCCATGGTCATTCATGCACCTACTACCTTGGTTTACAGATTGTTCCCATCTTGAGAGCTGGTCTGGCTCTTGCCGAGCATGCATCATCAATTCTTCCTGCAACAAAAACTTATCATCTGGGTAAAGACAAGTTTATCATCATCTTTTAGCATTGGAAACTATAATCTCTCATCTTCCTTACCTGTATGTGTGAATATTCATTGGAGTATCAATTATAGATAAAATTTGGTGATTGAATCTTAAGGTGACTGCACTTATAATGGCATGATAGCCTACTGCTTCATACGAGTTTCATGTACATGATAATGCTCACTTATTTGCACAGGATCCTCCCGCCTTTTGAAACAAAGTTTCATTTTCAACTAAGCTTAAAACTATGTCAATCTAAGCTCCAAATATTGTCCTGTACTTtgttctttttgtgttttttccATTTGTTTACTGTCACGATGCTAATTTTTCTGTTCATTTTCAAATTAAGGAATAAGCAGAAACGAAGAAACACTTCAGCCCTCTGTATACTTGAACAAGTAAGTATTTTTGTTGAAGCTGGACTATTGCTTACTATTGTATAATGTGGCATTAGGTTCCTGTATGAAGTATTTCTTGCCTTCGCACTATAAGTACAAATTGTTGCGCGATTTCCTATTTTATTTGAGCTTGGAGTTTTCTTGTTCTTTTGGCCAACGAACTATGAGGTAAATTTTTTCTAACCCTTTTCGTCCATTCTGTAGGTTGCCCGATAAATTTCCTGAAGGTTCTCGTGTGATTGTTGTAGATCCAATGCTGGCAACTGGTACAAACATCTTTTTCCCCTTTAATTCtgtaattttcatatttaagTAACTCGTGAATTTCCGTGAATACATTTTGCCACATatccaacaataacaacatactcagtatattttcATAAGTGGAGTCTGGGAAGAGTAGTATGTACACagtccttacccctaccttatgaaggtagagaggttgttttcggaAGACCCTCAGCTCAATAAAGCAAAATCACAACAGTTATTGCAAAGAACTACGGAAAACGAAATagtaataaacaaaaaaaaaacgaagcaaaaaaaaaaacatcaggTAATAATATTAATCTAAAATAGGGAATATGAGGATAACCCTAGTACTATAGCTAGGGAAGGAAGTACAGGTTTGGAAGGGTCGAAAAGAAATACGCTCGACTACCTGGGAACCTACAACCCTAATCTTCGACCTTCACATCCTTCTattaagggtcatgtcctcgataAGCTTAAGATGTGCCATGTCCTgtttgatcacctctccccaacaTTTCTTCGGCCTACCACGCCCTTTCCTTGAACCCGCCAtagccaacctctcacacctcctcacaggGGCATTTGTGCTTTTCCTCttcacgtgcccgaaccatcttcAACctagcttcccgcatcttgtccaaCACACAGGCTACTCTCACCTtatctcgaatatcttcattcctaattctaTCCCTCCTAGTATGACCACAAATCCATCCCAGCATCCTCATCTCCGCAACTTTTAACTTCTGAACATGCGAGGTCTTGACTGACCAACACTCCGCTCCATACAACATGGTCGGTCTAACCACTACTCTGTAAAACTTACTTTTAAGTCTTGACGGCACATTCTTGTTGCACAAGATGCCAGATGTGAGTCTTCTCTTCATCAACCCcgctccaatacgatgtgtgacatcgtCGTCAATCTCCCAATTTCCTTGGATTATAGACCCAAGATAtttaaaactttctctcttgggtATGACTTGTGTGCCCAGCCTCACTTTAATGTCAGCCTCACAAGTCTCATCactaaacttgcactccaagtattctgttttAGTCCTGCTCAATTTGAAACCTTTAAACTCCGGGGTCTGTTTCGGACCTCCAGCTAAAAAGCTCAGATTCTACCAGCATTTACTTATCCAGAAAAAAAATTATGTTGAGCATTGCAGATGGATTGACCAGTAGAAGATAGATGTTGCCTATTGTCGTACTTCTCTCTATCTTATCAATTTAAATTTGTCCTTTAACTTCCTGTAGGGATGCAAACTCTGAAAACTTCATTCTCGATTTTACGAGAATTTTTATGAAAGCCTTTCATTTGCTTCTCTTCGATGGAAGTTTGTTTTCCCGGAATTAGAGCTGTAATATGGGCCGGGCCGGGGTAGCTCAGTCCAGTCCATGTGGGCTTTAGCAATTGACGGGCTGGGCTACGCTAGCCCACCATTTTGATGGGCCTTATAATGGTCAGTCCACCCAGCCCCATGTGGTTGCGGGCCCCCACAGGCCGGCccatcatttttaaaaatataattttctattttttctttaagttctaacctaaaaaagataattatttaaaagttaaaaaatatcttattgGAAAAAATTCGCAAAACTTGataactttttatattgttctaatatatcacaataaacaccaaaaaaagtaaaagacaagattatatttcattcactaaaagtcaaaactcaaaccaaactattcaagagaatgttcatgatgcttatgagatatccaacacatcatcttcatcaaacatatttgaatccgcttgtgacaaggttgtcttaacatcttcactttcatctacatctacaattcatatgcaatattaattagttaaatattaagaataattaaattttaaaaattaataatattaaattcacataaaaaatattacCGGTTTGAGTTTGGGAAAAGTTGTGCAGCCAATTTCGAGTGGTAACAAGTGTTTGGACATTTTCATAATAAATGCAACTTCTCTACTTTGTAAGAACACGCCACCAATGTTAAATGTTGATTCCGATGCTACAATAGTAATATGAATACTAAGTACATCACGCACTATCATTGAAAGATCGGGATATTTTCTAGAATGGTCCTTCCAATACACGACAACATCCATCTCTTGAAACTTCTCAAGATAAGTTTTGGTTCCTCTTAGTAAAGATCCAATTCTATCGTTCCATCTCTAGAGGcagtatactttttattttttatatattttaaataaatattttattagggCCACGGACTTACTCGGGCCGAGCTTAAAAGCCTCGTTTTTAAACGGGCTCCAAAAATTCTAGCCCAATCCTGCTAAATCATGGGCTGGGTTGGGCTGGCCCAACGTGCCAAACTCATATTGACGGCTCTACCCAAAATATATTCTAATTTTTGGCCTAATTCTTCTTCTGATGATCGATTCAACCTCTGATAAAAAAGATATACCTTGGTTATATTTCATCTCTTCAACAAGTTTAGTAATGAGCATAACGACCCTATCGATGGAGAGAAGAACATATGATTAGCTTTTCGGGAAATTTCCAAATGAACAATTTCAACGAAATctttcaatttcttattttactATGTTCAACTCTATGTATTTCTCTATCCGTAGAGTACATTGAATGTATAGAAATGGCTATAACAGAGTTTCTCTTATTCGTATTAACAGCTACTCTAGGGGGAATGTTTTCGAatagattctttttttttgtttccaaAGGAATGTTGGTACCGGATTCAAGGGATTAGTGCACCCTTCAAAACAACATAACAACATtcctttggaaaaaaaaaaagaatctattCGAGGGAGAGATGAGAGATATTTTGTTCCACCACTGAAAATTATTTGATTCTCGTCTTTCAAAAAATTTCCACGATATACCCGAACAATCGTTTATAGGATTTAATGATTCCTAACAACGGATTCATCTCTTTCGCTTAGCATTGTGGTTTTCCATCGATTCTTTATCAATAGCCCACCCTTTCTTTGAACATTGTCAATGATCGAACTTAAAGATATGAACTGAGTGCCATTTGATGAGTAACTGAGAACAAAGGAGAGGGATATGGAAAGAATGAAGTAATGAAAGAGGAAGTCACTATGCTAGTAGTAACGACTTGTCACGATCATTGGTTCATATAGAATCCATGTCCTAGAAAACATCCATGTACTTGATAGGAAAACTACCATTTTTTTTTATTCCTCTTCAATGATCTGGTATTTTTGTAAGGAGCTCTATTCGAGAGGATGGCATGAATCATCGAACCTGCACTCAGGAATAGTAATGCTTTGAAAAATGCGTCATTCATTAAGTGAAAGACGCTAATCGAATAGTTAGAGATGCCGCAAGCAAAGATCATATAGCCTAATTGACTGCAAGTTGAATAAGCTATGACCCTCTTTAGATCATTCTGTAATATTCTAGTGGTTCCCACAAGGAATGACGTCATTGAAATAAGTAATAACGAAGGGGACATTTTCAAATTATCTCCTAGCTAGTGGAACAAGAAAGACATTGATGGCTTACTCATGTAAACCAATAAAAAACgagaaaagaaatataaaaagaaaaaatagcaaTCACTGTTTTTAACCTAACGAATAGTTTTTAGGCTAAGTTGCTCTGACAGTTTTAGGTGCCGCACTCGTGCCGACACGGCACTAGTATGTGTACGGCTATGGGATCCGTACTggatttggtcaaacaattttgggtactttgaccacaaCGGATGGAAAAATTCGAGatgagatacaatttgattcttGAATTCAGAACCAAAATcagggtaaatttgaagaaaataccACAacttatctaggaaatcaatcctttacttatctacaacttgagaataaaaaagaaatccacaATTTACAAGCTATACATAAGTATTCCACAAAAattctcataatttagagatatttttgtacttttatttttagCCGGATCCTCGCACCTGTATCCATACTAGGATCCGTATCTCCGAATCTTAGAATTTATGTCTCGAAGGATctgacctctagatccgcactcTTGACGGACACCCgcacccgtgtccgagcaacttagctgTTAGGTAAGACATAAATTTCCACTTCATGCAGAATCATAAGAATTTCGTCAAAACCTTATTCAAAGCTTCTTGTCTTCCAGACTCCAGATATATTGTTATCTCACTCTCTAAATTGTGTTCTGTGTAGCACTGCCAAATTGCTGACGCGCAATTAAGCTTAAATTTATTTCTTATAACAGACAAGCTTAAATAGTTCTGCTGAAGTGATACACCATAACCAAGTTCCCTCTGCTTTTCTAGTTAGGAGTTGGGGTATAGGTTCTCTAATAAGAGCTAGTAACTAAGATCCGTTGGGGTTGTAACAACCTTTATCTTTGCAAGTATTCATGGCTACGTGCCTTCTTTGCGAGTCTTGTGAAGGAACTATTTCCCGGGATATCTTCACCAAGGAGTCCATATAAATTGCTACCAGACAAGTCGGTCTACCTTTTAGTGGCAAACAGTTGTCTTTTCCTTTAAATCAGTTTTTGTAGTTGGATGTGTCTCTCATAGTATGTACTGACGAACACACGTATTCTTGTGGTAGCATCTATAAATCCTTAAGTTTTTATGCTTTTAAAGGATATTGTCGCTTGATTTGTTTTCTCGTCTGACTggattttctttgtatttctaggTGGTACAATAGTTGCAGCCATTGACCTTATAAAGGAACGTGGGGTTGACAATAGTCAGATTAAAGTTGTAAGTTCCCaacttatatttatatttatttgctAAAATGTTTGTTTGCTATTGTTGACACTGTGAAGGGTGCTAATTTTTCCTGTTTTCCTGTGTGATATCGACATGATATGTGAAGAATGTTCTGTTGGATGTTAAGGATCTTAAGAAACACATGCATGCTGGCATAAATATATATTGGTATTCGAAACTTCCATTCAACTTTCTTTATAATgggaagagaaacaaagaaaattaCGGGTACAAGGGAGAGAGGCTTGTCAATGCTCCAGAAATAGAGATTGATATTTTTTGCAGCAAACCTTGCATGTTTAAATATTCAGTTGTGACTACCTTTCTCTTTGGTCTGTGAAGCAGTTCTAGATTTTGCTATGCATTTCCAGAAAACCTCAACTTGTAACGTGTAAAAATGGGGGTTCTATATGGAGTTTAGGTCGGCTCAATAGTCAATGCTTACCAGAACTGGAAATACCCTGAATGAACATTTCTCGAATGAGTATTAGGTTTGATCTCTCAATTATATTTGTCTCGTCAACTTGCTGATTACTCGAATTGCATCATTCAGATATGTGCAGTTGGTGCTCCGCCTGCTCTCCAAAAGCTCAGTGAGAAATTTCCAGGGTAACAAGTTTAATAACTCAAAAGTTTTTACGTATTTGATGTGTTTCAGTAGATATCCTGATttcttgtttctttatttttcagattACACGTATATGCTGGAATACTTGATCCAACTGTTAATGACAAAGGGTAACCAATCTTC includes these proteins:
- the LOC107827713 gene encoding uracil phosphoribosyltransferase-like, which produces MASHHSLIYTPHPYRLPPDPSLSLLPSSTAASFYRQNLNFHYKKISNSIQRRGIVVCSMAAENKVMSGNRMLVFVPPHPLIKHWVSVLRNEQTPSPIFKNAMSELGRLLMYEASRDWLPTITGEIQSPMGVASVEFVDPREPVAIVPILRAGLALAEHASSILPATKTYHLGISRNEETLQPSVYLNKLPDKFPEGSRVIVVDPMLATGGTIVAAIDLIKERGVDNSQIKVICAVGAPPALQKLSEKFPGLHVYAGILDPTVNDKGFIIPGLGDAGDRSFGT